From Polaribacter butkevichii, a single genomic window includes:
- a CDS encoding riboflavin synthase subunit beta has translation MGFLKRTHNKFDYQPRYYKGEGSPYKIEHKLDQFRKTAGKNKGIKAKFGDAIEDLKNSDKGVNRTLFIIIAILVLIFLYIIDFDLSIFKRN, from the coding sequence ATGGGATTCTTAAAACGTACACATAACAAATTCGATTACCAACCCCGTTATTATAAAGGAGAAGGAAGTCCTTATAAAATTGAACATAAATTAGATCAATTTAGAAAAACTGCGGGTAAAAACAAAGGAATTAAAGCTAAATTTGGTGATGCAATTGAAGATTTAAAAAACTCAGATAAAGGGGTAAATAGAACACTTTTTATCATCATTGCAATTTTAGTACTTATCTTTTTATACATCATAGATTTCGATTTATCTATTTTCAAGAGAAATTAA
- the mutL gene encoding DNA mismatch repair endonuclease MutL: MSDIIQLLPDHVANQIAAGEVVQRPASVVKELLENAIDAGATNIKLLLKDAGKTLIQVIDDGKGMSATDARLCFERHATSKIQKAEDLFNLCTKGFRGEALASIAAIAHVELKTKQDNEELGTSIKIEGSKIVSQDFVSTSKGTSIAVKNLFYNIPARRNFLKSDTVETRHIVDEFQRVALAHPNIAFLMHHNNNEVYHLKGSNLRKRIVSVFGTKMNEKLVPINEQTDIVGIEGFVAKPEFSKRKRGEQFFFVNDRFIKSSYLNHAVVNAFDGLLEQGSHPSYFLYLTVPANTIDINIHPTKTEIKFDNEKALYAMLRATVKHSLGQYNVAPLLDFNRDANLDTPYHLNTKTTSAKTPRISVDPDFNPFKEEATKQVHTPFKKEPQTESWESLYTSSIEITEEEKQSELFDNQQEIKTQKTFQIQRKYLLSSIKSGVVLINQSLAHQRILYEEFLESITVKEANSQQLLFPVKISYSSAEIEMIYTIKNELENAGFSFDEFTKDSVTIKGIPVSVTESKITIILEELLNDIDLEVPDASFSHFDVMAKSFAKTLSIKTGTQLSEREQEGLVNDLFSCKEPDVSPFGKPVFKTLTLNEIDNLFNS, translated from the coding sequence ATGTCTGATATTATTCAACTATTACCAGATCATGTTGCTAACCAAATTGCTGCAGGAGAAGTCGTTCAACGACCAGCTTCTGTAGTAAAAGAGTTATTAGAAAACGCAATTGATGCTGGTGCAACCAACATAAAACTTTTATTAAAAGACGCCGGTAAAACGTTAATTCAAGTAATTGATGACGGTAAAGGAATGAGCGCTACAGATGCAAGATTGTGTTTTGAGCGTCATGCAACTTCTAAAATACAAAAAGCAGAAGATTTATTTAATCTTTGCACCAAAGGTTTTAGAGGAGAAGCATTAGCGTCTATTGCTGCCATTGCACATGTAGAGTTAAAAACAAAACAAGACAACGAAGAGCTTGGTACGTCTATAAAAATTGAAGGCAGTAAAATTGTGTCTCAAGATTTTGTTTCTACAAGCAAAGGAACAAGTATTGCTGTAAAAAACTTATTTTACAACATTCCTGCTAGAAGAAACTTTTTAAAATCTGATACTGTAGAAACCCGTCATATTGTAGATGAATTTCAAAGAGTTGCATTGGCACACCCAAACATAGCTTTTTTAATGCATCATAATAACAATGAGGTATACCATTTAAAAGGTAGTAATTTAAGAAAACGTATTGTAAGTGTTTTCGGAACTAAAATGAATGAAAAATTAGTTCCCATAAATGAACAAACAGACATTGTTGGTATAGAAGGTTTTGTTGCAAAACCAGAATTCTCTAAAAGAAAAAGAGGAGAACAATTCTTTTTTGTAAATGATCGTTTTATAAAAAGTTCGTACTTAAATCATGCTGTAGTAAATGCCTTTGATGGCTTACTAGAACAGGGTTCGCATCCCTCCTATTTTTTATACTTAACAGTACCTGCAAATACTATAGACATTAACATTCATCCTACAAAAACAGAGATAAAGTTTGATAATGAAAAAGCGTTGTATGCCATGTTAAGAGCCACTGTAAAGCACAGTTTAGGCCAGTATAATGTAGCGCCTCTTTTAGATTTTAATAGAGATGCTAACTTAGATACGCCTTATCATTTAAACACAAAAACTACATCAGCAAAAACGCCTAGAATTTCTGTTGATCCAGATTTTAATCCGTTTAAAGAAGAAGCTACAAAACAGGTTCATACACCGTTTAAAAAAGAACCTCAAACAGAAAGTTGGGAATCCCTATACACTTCTTCTATAGAAATTACAGAGGAGGAAAAGCAATCGGAATTATTTGACAATCAGCAAGAAATAAAAACGCAAAAAACATTTCAAATTCAGCGTAAATATTTACTAAGTTCAATAAAATCTGGCGTGGTTTTAATCAACCAATCTTTAGCGCATCAGCGTATTTTGTACGAAGAGTTTTTAGAAAGCATTACTGTAAAAGAAGCTAACAGTCAGCAATTATTGTTTCCTGTTAAAATTTCATACTCATCCGCAGAGATAGAAATGATTTATACAATTAAAAACGAATTAGAAAATGCTGGTTTTTCTTTTGATGAATTTACAAAAGATAGCGTTACCATAAAAGGAATACCCGTTTCTGTAACAGAAAGCAAAATAACGATTATATTAGAAGAATTATTAAATGATATCGATTTAGAAGTACCAGACGCTAGTTTTAGTCATTTTGATGTAATGGCAAAATCATTTGCTAAAACATTATCTATAAAAACAGGCACACAGCTTTCTGAAAGAGAACAAGAAGGTTTGGTTAATGATTTATTTTCGTGCAAAGAACCTGATGTATCTCCTTTTGGAAAACCCGTTTTTAAAACACTAACATTAAACGAAATAGACAATCTATTTAACAGTTAA
- a CDS encoding rhomboid family intramembrane serine protease: MNNKITGAIKHLIIINVIIFVAPQLLKLDFTNVLALHFPENKHFGIWQYVTHMFMHGSFSHILFNMYGLWAFGTPLEQMWGKNKFIFFYFSAGLGAGLIYTLANYYQFNGIYDQLINFGLSASDIQNILNAGSYNDPRIAISNEEMIKFYNLYHTPAVGASGAVYGVLVAFGIYFKDAKLALIFFPVPIAAKYFIPVMILGDLFFGMTKYSIGNIAHFAHVGGALIGFIIAWYWKKNQFKFS; the protein is encoded by the coding sequence ATGAATAATAAAATTACAGGTGCTATAAAACATTTAATCATAATTAACGTTATTATTTTTGTTGCGCCACAACTTTTAAAGTTAGATTTTACAAATGTTTTAGCGTTGCATTTTCCAGAAAACAAACATTTTGGCATTTGGCAATACGTTACGCATATGTTTATGCATGGTAGTTTTAGCCATATTTTATTTAACATGTATGGTTTATGGGCTTTTGGCACACCTTTAGAACAAATGTGGGGAAAAAATAAATTTATATTCTTCTATTTTTCTGCAGGATTAGGTGCCGGATTAATCTATACCTTGGCAAATTACTATCAATTTAATGGTATTTATGACCAATTGATAAATTTTGGTCTTTCGGCTAGCGACATACAAAATATTTTAAATGCAGGTAGTTATAACGATCCAAGAATTGCTATATCAAATGAAGAAATGATTAAATTCTATAATTTATATCATACACCTGCTGTAGGTGCATCGGGTGCAGTTTATGGTGTGTTAGTTGCTTTTGGTATCTATTTTAAAGATGCTAAATTAGCGCTGATATTTTTCCCTGTACCAATAGCCGCAAAATATTTTATTCCTGTAATGATTTTAGGTGATTTGTTTTTTGGTATGACCAAATATTCTATTGGAAACATTGCCCATTTTGCACATGTTGGAGGTGCATTAATTGGTTTTATCATTGCTTGGTATTGGAAAAAAAATCAATTTAAATTTAGTTAA